One Deinococcus grandis DNA window includes the following coding sequences:
- a CDS encoding beta-N-acetylhexosaminidase — translation MKQRMLGLGALMISLSLGAAATPVTLTPAAEARVQTPFAALVPQPKAATFPNGTLPLGGLGVRVVGTAPELGWAARDLRAEWKTRLGLTLADAPTGGKGIVIGTLADADLAARAKAAGLTPGGAEAYALWVDDGGAFVVGADARGAYLGAQTLRQLLTPAGLRYARITDASALRQRVAMIYLDQYSRGVNDALIPMLAALKFNAVLVMSNYVQWDTAKAGGFAHPGGASKAEARRVADLARSYGLEVIPLIETLSHAGWMFYGGKNLDLRQDPDSQNPWAYDTLNPATYDRVILPILKEAVEVFGPKVVHLGHDEVRNRDRFPARENGRALGFETLFVNDVVKLHGYLKGLGVDSMIWHDTAFADAVIGTLPARLPKDLQVAYWNYAPGNSFSMLGTIQKLGFPTFGASWSDPGNAEGHAQAAASLGAQGMIQTRWTGYFGNPSIWDGNADQGTPFVRAASAFWNPAAPPVKDAELRYRDLYQPTPYRAEAGATVDLSPVVTRALADDDGSGWIGKGRDIDLRNLRPGVQRLGAYLFDVRGAVMLRGSRASVKALPERATVDLNRKARAIAFLHATGWPAATNREKVGQYEIEYADGSRITQPLEYGRHIRAWTDTAPTSMIPAPGWNGVTGEGLNVAVPVLEWVNPKPDQAIRSVTLVSASGNANPALLGLTVLGD, via the coding sequence ATGAAGCAGCGAATGCTGGGCCTGGGGGCCCTGATGATCAGCCTGAGCCTGGGCGCGGCGGCGACGCCCGTGACCCTCACCCCGGCGGCGGAGGCGCGCGTGCAGACGCCCTTCGCGGCGCTCGTCCCGCAGCCGAAGGCGGCGACCTTCCCGAACGGCACGCTGCCCCTGGGCGGGCTGGGCGTGCGCGTGGTGGGGACGGCGCCGGAGCTGGGCTGGGCCGCGCGGGACCTGCGCGCCGAGTGGAAGACGCGGCTGGGCCTCACGCTGGCCGACGCCCCGACGGGCGGGAAGGGCATCGTGATCGGCACGCTGGCCGACGCCGATCTGGCCGCCCGCGCGAAGGCGGCGGGCCTGACGCCGGGCGGAGCGGAAGCCTACGCGCTGTGGGTGGATGACGGGGGCGCGTTCGTGGTGGGCGCGGACGCGCGCGGCGCGTACCTGGGCGCGCAGACCCTGCGGCAGCTCCTGACGCCCGCCGGGCTGCGCTACGCCCGCATCACCGACGCGTCTGCCCTGCGCCAGCGCGTGGCGATGATCTACCTCGACCAGTACAGCAGGGGCGTGAACGACGCCCTGATCCCCATGCTGGCCGCCCTGAAGTTCAACGCGGTGCTCGTCATGAGCAACTACGTGCAGTGGGACACGGCGAAGGCGGGGGGCTTCGCGCACCCCGGCGGGGCCAGCAAGGCCGAGGCGCGGCGCGTGGCGGACCTGGCCCGCAGCTACGGCCTGGAGGTCATCCCGCTGATCGAGACGCTGTCGCACGCCGGCTGGATGTTCTACGGCGGGAAGAACCTCGACCTGCGGCAGGACCCGGACAGCCAGAATCCCTGGGCGTACGACACGCTGAACCCCGCCACGTACGACCGCGTGATCCTCCCGATCCTGAAGGAGGCCGTGGAGGTCTTCGGGCCGAAGGTCGTTCACCTGGGGCACGACGAGGTGCGTAACCGCGACCGCTTCCCCGCCCGCGAGAACGGCAGGGCCCTGGGGTTCGAGACGCTGTTCGTGAACGATGTCGTGAAGCTGCACGGGTACCTGAAGGGGCTGGGCGTGGACAGCATGATCTGGCACGACACTGCCTTCGCGGACGCCGTGATCGGCACGCTGCCCGCCCGCCTGCCGAAAGATCTTCAGGTGGCCTACTGGAACTACGCGCCGGGGAACAGCTTCTCCATGCTGGGCACCATCCAGAAGCTGGGCTTCCCGACCTTCGGGGCCAGCTGGTCCGACCCGGGCAACGCCGAAGGGCACGCACAGGCCGCCGCGAGTCTCGGCGCGCAGGGCATGATCCAGACCCGCTGGACCGGGTACTTCGGGAACCCCAGCATCTGGGACGGGAACGCCGACCAGGGCACGCCGTTCGTCCGGGCCGCCAGTGCGTTCTGGAATCCGGCCGCGCCGCCCGTGAAGGACGCGGAACTCCGCTACCGCGACCTCTACCAGCCCACCCCGTACCGTGCGGAAGCGGGCGCGACGGTGGACCTCTCCCCTGTCGTGACGCGCGCCCTGGCGGACGACGACGGCAGCGGCTGGATCGGCAAGGGCCGGGACATCGACCTGCGCAACCTGCGGCCCGGCGTGCAGCGCTTAGGCGCGTACCTGTTCGACGTGCGGGGCGCCGTGATGCTGCGCGGCAGCCGCGCCAGCGTCAAGGCCCTGCCCGAGCGCGCCACGGTGGACCTGAACCGCAAGGCCCGCGCCATCGCGTTCCTGCACGCCACCGGCTGGCCCGCCGCCACGAACCGCGAGAAGGTCGGCCAGTACGAGATCGAGTACGCCGACGGCAGCCGGATCACGCAGCCGCTGGAGTACGGGCGGCACATCCGCGCCTGGACCGACACCGCGCCCACCAGCATGATCCCCGCCCCCGGCTGGAACGGCGTGACCGGCGAGGGCCTGAACGTCGCCGTGCCCGTCCTCGAATGGGTGAATCCCAAACCCGATCAGGCTATCCGCTCCGTCACGCTGGTCAGCGCGAGCGGCAACGCCAACCCCGCCCTGCTGGGCCTGACGGTCCTGGGCGACTGA
- a CDS encoding ABC transporter substrate-binding protein, which translates to MKYRALTTLITAAMLGGAAHAQKTQLEFWTISLAPLFNDEMNRLVAQFEKENPTVELKWVDVPATAMEQKLLASVAAGRPPAAVNLSSDMTVKLVQQGAIEQLDLSAAQKKLYFASPLNTFTYDGKVMGVPWYWSPKVVAYNTEIFRKAGLDPANPPRTIQTLIAAAKQIKDKTGMYGFMPNINGINMLYMFQEAGLPILDKSGSKAVFNSAEHVKLLQTYVDLYKKGYIPEDTMRRGFTAATELYSAGKLGMLITGPQFILRVQNDNKAIFDQTRVAPYPINIAGNVIHTGLMGFMVPKGVRDKALAQKLALFLTNDVNQLQFSKVTKTTFPSTVKASGDKFFKQGGADAVSQGRLVASTELKRAKDLTLVYPDASKLNKVFKDNVEAAMAGQKSAKQALDDIVKAWNASL; encoded by the coding sequence ATGAAATACCGCGCCCTCACCACCCTGATCACCGCCGCGATGCTCGGCGGGGCCGCCCACGCGCAGAAGACCCAGCTGGAATTCTGGACGATCAGCCTCGCGCCGCTGTTCAACGACGAGATGAACCGCCTGGTCGCGCAGTTCGAGAAGGAAAACCCCACCGTGGAACTCAAGTGGGTGGACGTGCCCGCCACCGCCATGGAGCAGAAACTGCTCGCGTCCGTGGCCGCAGGTCGCCCGCCGGCCGCCGTGAACCTCAGCAGCGACATGACCGTGAAACTGGTCCAGCAGGGCGCCATCGAGCAGCTCGACCTGAGCGCCGCGCAGAAGAAACTGTACTTCGCCAGCCCCCTGAACACCTTCACGTACGACGGGAAGGTCATGGGCGTGCCGTGGTACTGGTCGCCGAAGGTCGTGGCGTACAACACCGAGATCTTCCGCAAGGCCGGCCTGGACCCTGCCAACCCGCCCCGCACCATCCAGACGCTGATCGCCGCCGCGAAACAGATCAAGGACAAGACCGGCATGTACGGCTTCATGCCGAACATCAACGGGATCAACATGCTGTACATGTTCCAGGAGGCGGGGCTGCCCATCCTGGACAAGAGCGGCAGCAAGGCCGTGTTCAACAGCGCCGAGCACGTCAAGCTGCTGCAGACGTACGTGGACCTGTACAAGAAGGGCTACATCCCCGAGGACACCATGCGCCGCGGGTTCACGGCCGCCACCGAGCTGTACTCGGCCGGGAAGCTGGGCATGCTGATCACGGGTCCGCAGTTCATCCTGCGCGTGCAGAACGACAACAAGGCGATCTTCGATCAGACGCGCGTGGCGCCGTACCCGATCAACATCGCCGGGAACGTCATCCACACCGGCCTGATGGGCTTCATGGTGCCCAAGGGCGTGCGTGACAAGGCGCTGGCGCAGAAGCTCGCGCTGTTCCTGACGAACGACGTGAACCAGCTGCAGTTCAGCAAGGTCACGAAGACGACGTTCCCCAGCACCGTGAAGGCCAGCGGCGACAAGTTCTTCAAGCAGGGCGGCGCGGACGCCGTCAGCCAGGGCCGCCTCGTGGCGTCCACGGAACTCAAGCGCGCCAAGGACCTGACGCTGGTGTACCCGGACGCCAGCAAGCTGAACAAGGTGTTCAAGGACAACGTCGAGGCGGCGATGGCCGGACAGAAGAGCGCCAAGCAGGCGCTGGACGACATCGTGAAGGCCTGGAACGCCAGCCTGTAA
- a CDS encoding glycoside hydrolase family 16 protein produces the protein MTIHRTAAAALLGLWLTACNDLSTPQATGTTLRPAAATWTETFDTLDSARWIRSSWPGFWQAPGLTGGFDPALASVKGGHLLLTLNVQACATGLCARAAEIQSAQTFGFGRYTYRFRAASTSANPSRSGKVQSGNISGAFSFVNESATEIDLEIEGNRPRTLNAAVWNTVNNKSYSVLPTGVTFGQSFQTLTYEWRPDRVTYFLNGTKVWETTQNVPQQAAHIMLNVWPTDSAAWGGTATTGTVHMLVDEISFEAF, from the coding sequence ATGACCATCCACCGAACCGCCGCCGCCGCCCTGCTGGGCCTGTGGCTCACCGCGTGCAACGACCTGTCCACCCCGCAGGCCACCGGAACCACCCTGCGCCCCGCCGCCGCCACCTGGACCGAGACCTTCGACACGCTGGACAGCGCCCGCTGGATCCGCTCCAGCTGGCCCGGCTTCTGGCAGGCGCCCGGACTGACCGGCGGGTTCGACCCGGCGCTCGCCAGCGTGAAGGGCGGCCACCTGCTGCTCACCCTGAACGTGCAGGCCTGCGCGACCGGCCTGTGCGCCCGCGCCGCCGAGATCCAGAGCGCACAGACCTTCGGCTTCGGGCGGTACACCTACCGCTTCCGCGCCGCCAGCACCAGCGCCAACCCCTCCCGCAGCGGCAAGGTCCAGAGCGGGAACATCAGCGGCGCGTTCAGCTTCGTGAACGAGAGCGCCACCGAGATCGACCTGGAAATCGAAGGCAACCGCCCCAGAACCCTGAACGCGGCCGTGTGGAACACCGTGAACAACAAGAGTTACAGCGTGCTGCCCACCGGCGTCACCTTCGGGCAGAGCTTCCAGACCCTGACGTACGAGTGGCGCCCCGACCGCGTCACGTACTTCCTGAACGGCACGAAAGTCTGGGAGACCACGCAGAACGTCCCGCAGCAGGCCGCACACATCATGCTGAACGTGTGGCCCACCGACAGCGCCGCGTGGGGCGGCACCGCCACGACCGGCACCGTGCACATGCTGGTGGACGAAATCAGCTTCGAGGCGTTCTAA
- a CDS encoding DegV family protein: MTTTPRFGVVTDGGLDVYPTLHGEVPVAPFAVNFGSTTYRMTEITREDLYRQLQTNPTHPTSAQPTPQDWMTAMQAPGTPEVLAVTTSAALSGSHNSADQARQLLEGGPQVTLHDSGTLSAALAFQVHAAVTAAQRGLSVAEAREWLRAVHAETELYFTIETLEYLRRGGRIGRVQAAVGGLLNLKPVVTVDKAAGTYTNAARARSYRGAIQALTEQVTRRFGEGTPLRVGLLFGDHPEDADTALTQLAARHPIVWSDRTGVNPVLSVHVGPRALGLAAAPGAWPWDR; the protein is encoded by the coding sequence ATGACCACCACCCCCCGCTTCGGCGTCGTCACCGACGGCGGCCTCGACGTCTACCCCACCCTGCATGGCGAGGTGCCGGTCGCGCCGTTCGCCGTGAACTTCGGCAGCACCACCTACCGCATGACCGAGATCACCCGCGAGGACCTGTACCGGCAGCTCCAGACCAACCCCACCCACCCCACCAGCGCCCAGCCCACCCCGCAGGACTGGATGACCGCCATGCAGGCCCCCGGCACGCCCGAGGTGCTGGCCGTGACCACCAGCGCCGCCCTGAGCGGCAGCCACAACTCCGCCGATCAGGCCCGGCAGCTCCTGGAGGGTGGGCCGCAGGTGACGCTGCACGACAGCGGCACGCTGAGCGCCGCCCTGGCCTTCCAGGTCCACGCCGCCGTCACCGCCGCGCAGCGCGGCCTGAGCGTCGCCGAGGCCCGCGAGTGGCTGCGCGCCGTACACGCCGAGACGGAACTGTACTTCACCATCGAGACGCTGGAGTACCTGCGCCGCGGCGGCCGGATAGGGCGCGTGCAGGCGGCCGTGGGCGGCCTGCTGAACCTCAAACCCGTCGTGACCGTGGACAAGGCCGCCGGGACGTACACGAACGCCGCGCGGGCCCGTTCGTACCGCGGCGCGATCCAGGCGCTGACCGAACAGGTCACCCGCCGCTTCGGCGAGGGCACCCCGCTGCGCGTGGGCCTGCTGTTCGGCGATCACCCCGAGGACGCCGACACGGCCCTGACGCAGCTCGCGGCGCGCCACCCCATCGTGTGGTCCGACCGGACCGGCGTGAACCCGGTCCTGAGTGTCCACGTCGGCCCGCGCGCCCTGGGCCTGGCCGCCGCGCCCGGCGCGTGGCCCTGGGACCGCTGA
- a CDS encoding N-acetylmannosamine-6-phosphate 2-epimerase, which yields MNDVLSRLRGALIVSVQADDGSPMRDTGIIAAMSRAALLGGARGLRLRSPEDIRAVRALTDVPLIGLTKQAQPGSPVYITATPQEVRAVAQAGADVVAFDGTDLPRPFPVADLLAEAHACGALAMADVSTLAEAQAAYAAGADIVGTTMSGYTPHSPQQTGPDFTLMRALSGAGLPFIAEGRLNTPELAAQALATGAHAVVVGSAITRPDHVTRWFAQALGVAGDRSS from the coding sequence GTGAATGACGTGCTATCGCGCCTGCGGGGCGCCCTGATCGTGAGTGTGCAGGCGGACGACGGCAGCCCCATGCGGGACACGGGCATCATCGCGGCCATGAGCCGCGCGGCGCTGCTGGGCGGCGCCCGGGGTCTGCGGCTGCGCAGTCCGGAGGACATCCGGGCGGTGCGGGCCCTGACGGACGTGCCGCTGATCGGGCTGACGAAGCAGGCGCAGCCGGGCTCGCCGGTGTACATCACCGCGACGCCGCAGGAGGTGCGCGCGGTGGCCCAGGCGGGGGCAGACGTCGTGGCCTTCGACGGCACGGACCTGCCCCGCCCCTTCCCGGTGGCGGACCTGCTCGCCGAGGCGCACGCCTGCGGGGCGCTGGCAATGGCGGACGTGAGCACGCTGGCGGAGGCGCAGGCGGCGTACGCGGCAGGCGCGGACATCGTGGGCACCACCATGAGCGGGTACACACCCCACAGCCCGCAGCAGACCGGGCCGGACTTCACGCTGATGCGCGCCCTGTCCGGGGCGGGGCTACCGTTCATCGCGGAGGGACGACTGAACACGCCGGAACTGGCCGCGCAGGCGCTGGCGACCGGCGCGCACGCGGTGGTGGTGGGCAGCGCGATCACCCGCCCGGATCACGTGACGCGCTGGTTCGCGCAGGCACTCGGGGTGGCGGGCGACCGGTCAAGCTGA
- a CDS encoding glycoside hydrolase family 3 N-terminal domain-containing protein, whose amino-acid sequence MSPTPNGPLSGGALVMVDIPGPTLDDDTAAYLRRHGIRSVCLFRKNVESEAQLAALCADLRAVMGEHALIALDHEGGAILRPTFWPFAPAAMSLGAAGDEVLTADVNAALARQLRRVGINWNFAPVLDVNVNPANPVIGERAFGANVELVTRMGRAALAGHDRAGVAACVKHFPGHGDTSLDSHLALPRVDKPRNDLEAGEFAPFRDLLPVTPAMMTAHIIYPALDPARPATLSRAVLTGLLREAWAYDGVIVTDSMGMKAIDDHYGRGEAGVMALLAGADLVMALGRREAQEATLDAIQAALDRGTLDAAQMQASVRRLETLAARYPAQADDTLDPQADAALLEGAWARGLSAYRDPVAPPSGSRVLLVAQAKVPRENVSEASVDAQTLADDLRGVYDVHLHAFDDPAELDWAALRAHGLPVILATTSRHRHAALRGVRPDLHLALYNPYAALDVNAPALLTYGFQAEARRAALRWLGGNLAAAGTLPFPA is encoded by the coding sequence GTGAGCCCAACCCCGAACGGCCCCCTGTCCGGCGGCGCGCTGGTGATGGTGGACATCCCCGGCCCCACCCTGGACGACGACACCGCCGCGTACCTGCGCCGTCACGGCATCCGCAGCGTGTGCCTGTTCCGCAAGAACGTGGAGTCCGAGGCGCAACTGGCGGCCCTGTGCGCGGACCTGCGCGCCGTGATGGGCGAGCACGCCCTGATCGCCCTGGACCACGAGGGCGGCGCGATCCTGCGCCCCACCTTCTGGCCGTTCGCGCCAGCTGCCATGAGTCTGGGCGCCGCGGGCGACGAGGTGCTGACGGCGGACGTGAATGCCGCCCTGGCGCGGCAGCTGCGGCGCGTGGGCATCAACTGGAACTTCGCGCCCGTGCTGGACGTGAACGTGAACCCCGCCAACCCCGTGATCGGCGAGCGGGCCTTCGGCGCCAACGTGGAGCTGGTCACCCGCATGGGCCGCGCCGCACTGGCAGGGCACGACCGGGCCGGCGTCGCCGCGTGCGTGAAGCACTTCCCCGGACACGGGGACACCAGCCTGGACAGCCACCTCGCGCTGCCCCGCGTGGACAAACCCAGGAACGACCTGGAGGCCGGGGAGTTCGCCCCGTTCCGCGACCTGCTGCCCGTCACGCCCGCCATGATGACCGCGCACATCATCTACCCGGCGCTGGACCCCGCGCGGCCCGCCACGCTGTCCCGCGCGGTCCTGACCGGCCTGCTGCGCGAGGCGTGGGCCTATGACGGGGTGATCGTCACGGACTCCATGGGCATGAAGGCCATTGACGACCACTACGGGCGCGGCGAGGCCGGGGTGATGGCCCTCCTGGCAGGCGCGGACCTGGTCATGGCCCTCGGCCGCCGCGAGGCGCAGGAGGCGACCCTGGACGCCATCCAGGCCGCCCTCGACCGCGGCACGCTGGACGCCGCGCAGATGCAGGCCAGCGTGCGCCGACTGGAGACCCTGGCCGCCCGCTACCCCGCGCAGGCCGACGACACCCTGGACCCGCAGGCGGACGCGGCGCTGCTGGAGGGCGCCTGGGCGCGCGGCCTGAGCGCGTACCGCGACCCGGTCGCCCCGCCCTCCGGTTCACGCGTCCTGCTGGTCGCGCAGGCGAAAGTTCCCCGCGAGAACGTCAGCGAGGCCAGCGTGGACGCCCAGACCCTCGCCGACGACCTGCGCGGCGTATACGACGTGCACCTGCACGCCTTCGACGACCCGGCCGAACTCGACTGGGCCGCCCTGCGCGCCCACGGCCTCCCGGTGATCCTCGCCACCACCTCCCGCCACCGGCACGCCGCGCTGCGAGGGGTCCGCCCGGACCTGCACCTCGCGCTGTACAACCCCTACGCCGCGCTGGACGTGAACGCCCCCGCACTGCTCACCTACGGCTTCCAGGCCGAAGCACGCCGCGCCGCGCTGCGCTGGCTCGGCGGGAACCTCGCGGCGGCCGGCACGCTGCCCTTCCCGGCCTGA
- a CDS encoding NAD(P)-dependent oxidoreductase, with translation MTTLAFLGLGAMGDPMAAHLATHARAHGHRALVWNRTAAKAGAHAAAHGTHPATLAEAATADVIFTCLPTSAEVDEVMNQMRPHLRPGATWVDCTSGHPDAATRQAAELAAQGVTFLDAPVSGGTAGARQGRLTVMVGGDAAALDAARPHLAFAGKVVHVGGTGSGFAVKAVNNALLGVTLWATGEGLAVLGRAGVNLGAALDVINASSGRSNASENLIPQRVLTREFPATFALGLLAKDAGIAVDLTQGVQGSAPVIAQVAALLRAAQHAVGPAEDHTAALKLIEAMNAQEIR, from the coding sequence ATGACCACACTAGCCTTCCTTGGCCTGGGCGCCATGGGCGACCCGATGGCCGCGCACCTCGCCACGCACGCCCGCGCGCACGGGCACCGCGCCCTGGTCTGGAACCGCACCGCCGCGAAAGCCGGGGCGCACGCCGCCGCGCACGGCACGCACCCCGCCACGCTGGCGGAAGCCGCCACGGCCGACGTGATCTTCACGTGCCTGCCCACCAGCGCCGAGGTGGACGAGGTCATGAACCAGATGCGCCCCCACCTGCGCCCCGGCGCGACCTGGGTGGACTGCACCAGCGGCCACCCGGACGCCGCCACCCGGCAGGCCGCCGAACTGGCCGCGCAGGGCGTCACGTTCCTGGACGCCCCGGTCAGCGGCGGCACGGCCGGCGCGCGGCAGGGCCGCCTGACCGTCATGGTCGGCGGGGACGCCGCCGCGCTGGACGCCGCGCGGCCCCACCTGGCCTTCGCGGGCAAGGTCGTGCACGTCGGCGGGACCGGCTCGGGCTTCGCCGTGAAGGCCGTGAACAACGCCCTGCTGGGCGTGACCCTCTGGGCGACCGGCGAGGGCCTGGCCGTGCTGGGGCGCGCCGGGGTGAACCTGGGCGCCGCGCTGGACGTCATCAACGCCAGCAGCGGCCGCAGCAACGCCAGCGAGAACCTCATCCCGCAGCGCGTCCTGACCCGCGAATTCCCCGCCACGTTCGCGCTGGGCCTGCTCGCCAAGGACGCCGGGATCGCCGTGGACCTCACACAGGGCGTGCAGGGCAGCGCCCCGGTCATCGCGCAGGTCGCCGCACTCCTGCGCGCCGCGCAGCACGCCGTCGGCCCCGCCGAGGACCACACCGCCGCCCTGAAACTGATCGAGGCGATGAACGCCCAGGAGATCCGATGA
- a CDS encoding glycosyltransferase — MSIPVALPSTLLGWVLLIIVTLLLLKAVLTVTLAFAHARTAARRRARAQGAPLPGVSVMIAAYNEEVGIADTLRSVLAQQGPALQVLVVDDGSTDATAAIAEDFARTDPRVTVLRKPNGGKASALNLAADHLTYPVAVSVDADSALAPGTLAALARHFHDPRVGAVAGDVRVAGPVTSLTQMQNLEYSVGQQMEKRAQDMLGAVSVVPGAAGAFRSDLIRRLRYSHDTITEDMDLTVAIAAEGYEVRFEPGALSYTEPPVDLRSLWRQRMRWMYGTFQVMGKYRHLIMNPRGGRLGWLTLPYVLVYGLTLGGAGPIFDLAALALLTQHMNDALLPLLLNVGADVAVAAAALLLGRQSLRPLLITPTQRLFLRPFVSLVVVMTCVTFLRRRNVQWNKLPRVGLRLPGAAPTREPLPQAGD; from the coding sequence ATGTCTATTCCTGTCGCTTTGCCGTCCACACTGCTGGGCTGGGTGCTGCTGATCATCGTCACCCTGCTGCTCCTCAAGGCCGTCCTGACGGTCACGCTGGCCTTCGCGCACGCCCGCACCGCCGCCCGCCGACGCGCCCGCGCCCAGGGCGCCCCGCTGCCCGGCGTGAGCGTCATGATCGCCGCGTACAACGAGGAGGTCGGCATCGCCGACACCCTGCGCTCCGTGCTCGCCCAGCAGGGCCCGGCATTGCAGGTGCTCGTCGTGGACGACGGCTCGACCGACGCCACCGCCGCCATCGCCGAGGACTTCGCCCGCACCGACCCGCGCGTCACGGTGCTGCGCAAACCCAACGGCGGCAAGGCCAGCGCCCTGAACCTCGCCGCGGACCACCTGACCTACCCGGTCGCGGTCAGCGTGGACGCCGACTCCGCACTGGCCCCCGGCACGCTGGCCGCCCTGGCCCGGCACTTCCACGACCCACGCGTGGGCGCGGTCGCCGGGGACGTGCGCGTCGCCGGGCCGGTCACGTCCCTGACGCAGATGCAGAACCTGGAGTACAGCGTCGGCCAGCAGATGGAAAAACGCGCGCAGGACATGCTCGGCGCCGTCAGTGTCGTGCCCGGCGCCGCCGGGGCGTTCCGCAGCGACCTGATCCGCCGCCTGCGCTACAGCCACGACACCATCACCGAGGACATGGACCTGACCGTCGCCATCGCCGCCGAAGGCTACGAGGTGCGCTTCGAACCCGGCGCCCTGAGCTACACCGAACCGCCCGTGGATCTACGCAGCCTGTGGCGCCAGCGGATGCGCTGGATGTACGGCACCTTCCAGGTCATGGGCAAGTACCGCCACCTGATCATGAACCCCAGGGGCGGCCGCCTGGGCTGGCTGACGCTGCCGTACGTGCTCGTCTACGGCCTGACCCTGGGTGGCGCAGGACCCATCTTCGACCTCGCCGCGCTGGCCCTGCTGACGCAGCACATGAACGACGCGCTGCTGCCCCTGCTGCTGAACGTCGGCGCGGACGTCGCCGTGGCCGCCGCCGCCCTGCTGCTGGGCCGCCAGTCCCTGCGGCCCCTGCTGATCACCCCCACCCAGCGGCTATTCCTGCGGCCCTTCGTGTCTCTGGTCGTCGTCATGACCTGCGTGACGTTCCTGCGCCGCCGGAACGTCCAGTGGAACAAACTGCCCCGCGTGGGCCTGCGCCTGCCCGGCGCCGCCCCCACCCGCGAGCCCCTGCCGCAGGCGGGCGACTGA
- a CDS encoding glycoside hydrolase family 26 protein → MPAVTPTACRPARRTPFRPRALHEWILIAALTGLPSAHAAPLPSCGVFGLTVDSPAVLDTLERKLGCRFGAVRWFQDWNTPFNQAYARTLSAQGRELELSWQPRVRAASGVRGVPYRDIAAGRHDAYLRQFARDIRRGGVTVRLTFAPEMNGNWGAYQLTRSNTPADFVRAWRRIVNVFRAEKAPVRWVWTPNILYPDMPSSYRALYPGGEWVHEVGLDGYNWGTTNPWNRWLSFRDTFAASYRQLKLVAGDKPVQLGELASVEQGGSKAAWIRDMCAALPGFGQIRRAFWFHLKDGRVDWRITTSEASLDAFRRCVCTRR, encoded by the coding sequence ATGCCTGCCGTCACCCCAACCGCCTGCCGTCCGGCCAGACGCACACCGTTCCGCCCACGCGCCCTTCATGAGTGGATTCTGATCGCGGCCCTGACCGGCCTGCCGTCCGCGCACGCCGCGCCCCTCCCCTCCTGCGGGGTGTTCGGGCTGACGGTGGACAGCCCCGCCGTGCTGGACACCCTGGAACGCAAACTGGGGTGCCGCTTCGGCGCGGTCCGCTGGTTCCAGGACTGGAACACACCGTTCAACCAGGCCTACGCCCGCACCCTGAGTGCTCAGGGCCGCGAACTGGAACTGTCCTGGCAGCCCCGCGTGCGCGCCGCGTCCGGCGTGCGGGGCGTGCCGTACCGCGACATTGCCGCCGGACGGCACGACGCGTACCTGCGGCAGTTCGCGCGCGACATCCGGCGGGGCGGCGTGACGGTCCGCTTGACCTTCGCCCCGGAGATGAACGGCAACTGGGGCGCGTACCAGCTGACCCGCAGCAACACCCCCGCGGATTTCGTGCGGGCGTGGCGGCGGATCGTGAACGTGTTCCGCGCCGAGAAGGCCCCGGTGCGCTGGGTGTGGACACCGAACATCCTGTACCCCGACATGCCCAGCTCGTACCGGGCGCTGTACCCGGGCGGCGAGTGGGTGCACGAGGTCGGCCTGGACGGCTACAACTGGGGCACCACCAACCCCTGGAACCGCTGGCTGAGTTTCCGCGACACCTTCGCCGCGTCGTACCGGCAGCTGAAGCTCGTGGCGGGCGACAAACCCGTGCAGCTGGGCGAACTGGCCAGCGTGGAGCAGGGCGGCAGCAAGGCCGCGTGGATCCGGGACATGTGCGCGGCCCTGCCGGGCTTCGGGCAGATCCGCCGGGCGTTCTGGTTCCACCTGAAAGACGGCCGCGTGGACTGGCGCATCACGACCAGCGAGGCGTCCCTGGACGCGTTCCGCCGCTGCGTCTGCACGCGCCGCTGA